From the Pontibacillus halophilus JSM 076056 = DSM 19796 genome, one window contains:
- a CDS encoding nucleoside 2-deoxyribosyltransferase gives MKIYLAAPFFNEEQIERVEFVHRLLNEKGLDVFSPKEHDMSELMFMSDKWRDAVYANDVINILKCDVMVAIYDGNDAGTYFEIGYATAHRIPVIVFNETTMKANLMITESAHAWLYDRESLQAYDFKALPTTDRFRGDME, from the coding sequence ATGAAGATCTATTTAGCAGCTCCCTTCTTCAATGAGGAGCAAATTGAACGAGTAGAGTTCGTTCATCGTTTGTTGAACGAGAAAGGATTAGACGTCTTTTCACCTAAAGAGCATGATATGAGCGAGCTTATGTTTATGTCTGACAAATGGCGTGATGCCGTCTATGCAAATGACGTCATTAATATCTTGAAATGTGATGTGATGGTTGCCATTTATGATGGCAATGATGCAGGAACCTATTTCGAAATTGGTTATGCCACTGCACACCGCATTCCAGTCATTGTATTTAATGAAACAACGATGAAGGCGAATTTAATGATTACGGAATCTGCTCATGCTTGGTTGTATGACCGTGAAAGTCTACAAGCGTACGATTTCAAAGCGCTACCTACAACAGACCGTTTCCGAGGGGATATGGAATAG
- a CDS encoding RDD family protein encodes MNDAVGFPKRLGAFLIDRILLIVVGSILGALIPFISSLTDVLYAVLVPALWYGYTVGKRALGVRILRMDGSNPGFGTTLTRAIVGGVIYFLPVIAAIIYGFLSIDVTALINELNQVAASMTPNETFALNQDEAVAFTIFGFSMLASLLILIISALMVGFRKDHRSLHDLVARTYVSDLKPGETIEEQKYLLGYAKNLA; translated from the coding sequence ATGAATGATGCAGTAGGTTTTCCAAAACGATTGGGAGCGTTCTTAATTGACCGCATCTTATTAATTGTCGTCGGGAGCATACTAGGGGCTCTCATTCCGTTCATATCTAGCTTGACGGATGTATTGTACGCTGTTCTTGTTCCAGCGCTTTGGTACGGATATACGGTAGGAAAGCGGGCGTTAGGTGTTCGTATTCTGCGTATGGATGGAAGTAATCCAGGGTTCGGGACAACACTTACGCGTGCAATTGTAGGAGGAGTTATTTATTTCCTACCAGTTATCGCAGCAATCATCTATGGCTTTCTAAGCATTGACGTCACTGCACTAATCAATGAATTGAACCAGGTGGCCGCATCCATGACACCTAATGAAACCTTCGCACTTAATCAAGATGAGGCAGTAGCCTTCACAATCTTTGGCTTTTCCATGTTAGCGAGCCTATTAATTCTCATCATTAGCGCACTGATGGTTGGTTTCCGTAAAGACCACCGTAGCTTACATGATTTAGTCGCTCGTACGTATGTATCCGACTTAAAACCAGGTGAAACGATAGAAGAACAAAAATATTTGTTGGGGTACGCAAAAAATTTGGCATAA